TACCAACGATAGTCGTATCAAGCGCTGCCAGCGACATACCCAGCATAAGTCCAATAGTGACAATAATCCTTGCGTTCCTGGTCATATCCGCGATTCCTTCTATTTATGTCACATGAATGCTCTTTGAAAGCAAAAAGCGAGCTCCCGCAGTCTCGCCTTGAGATGTACGATGCTCTACCGGCCGGCTGATCAGATGCCATGGCATTGAGGACGAGTAAAAAGAACTGTCTATTCGGGTTAACACAATCCCAAGAACGAATTATTCCGCAGGCCCGAAATTCGCAACTGAATGCTGGGTACTATGAGCAATCCTGCGCTCCTGCCGGAATAAGAACAGCAGAGAAATGAGCGCGATGAATGCTAGCAGGGCTGTGAGATAGATTAAGCCGTTGAATCCCCACACCTGGGCGAATACGCCTCCCAATCCATTGCCCACCAGCTGTCCCAGTCCTAGAAAAACAGAATACAAGCCCATCAGCAGACCACGATCCTTGGCCGCCTCCTCAGATACATCGGCAAGATACGCGAGGGCCGCCGGAGCGAAGGCAGTTTCCGCGAAGATTCCCAGCATCAACACCACAATCCAGAATACCAGCACCGGAATTTGCTCCACACCGCCGCTGTTGATGCCAAAAAGAGCAATACAGCCCAGGTAGACTCCGGCCACGGAAAAGAGCATCAGCACAAGGCGAGGTATACGATTGAGGAAAAATGCCCAGAAGAGCAGGCAAAGCCCGAAGAAGAGGACATAGGCGCCGAGAATGAGGCTCAAACGCCCGCCGCCGCCATGACCACTCACAATGCCCATTAAATACTGGTGCGGCAAATGCCTGCGAGCAGAGAGGATGAAGGTCAATTGAGAACTCAGCCAGACACCCAGTAGAGCCGCGATGCTTATCCATGCCGGAATAAAGATGAAGAGGCGCGGAGTGCGGATAATGCGCCAGTAGCGCATGGCAAGGGCATTTATCCTACCACGATCCATGATTTGCCGGACTTTCGGCACCACCATCATACAAAGAGCTACCAGCAAATAACCGAGGGCAAGCACGCCGAAGGAGAAGCGACCAAAACGATCCCAGGCAAATCCTCCCGCGGCCACACCTGCTGCCAACCCGCCGCTAGTCGCAAGTTCGTAAAAGCTCATGAAGCGCATGCGACGGGCCGGATTCTGAGCCGTGTAGTCGGCGAGATAGCCAAGGACGGCAGGCACCTGCATGGCCGAGGATATTCCTGCCAGGACTTGCAGGCTTACCAGGTACAGTAGAGCATTCTCAGAAGGAGTAAAAAAGAGTAGCGCTACCTGTATCAGGCCCAATACTGGCCCGATAGTAAGGAATATACGGCGCCCCCAGCGGTCGCTGAATGCGCCCATGACGGGGGCCAGGGTCAGCTCAGTAACAAAAAAAGCCACCGAGAGCATGCCAACATTGATATTGGTAATCACACGACCATGACGCAGCGAAAGCTCCGCCAGGAAACGCCCCAGGATGATATTTCCCGCACCACCATTGAGGCGTAAGATAAACGTGCCGACGAGCAGTGGTATGACCGAACGTCGAAGCATGTTATTCTTTTTCGTTGTTGGATGGTTCGACGGCGATACGAGCAACATGTTCTTTCCGCTGGCTGCGTAGCGTCAATAGGGCAATGACACTGCCCGCAAGTATCAAGACAACGGCTATTAGCAACAATGCGAGTAGAAGTGGCCGCATTCCTTCGTTTCCTGCTGAACTCAGAGCCAGTGCCCCCACGACAAACATTGTCATTTCTCTCTCTCTTTAGCACACGTTCTTCAAGCTATCCGGTGTCCAATTGCCTGATGGCCACTATCTGTCACAGTAAAATAGC
This window of the Ktedonobacteraceae bacterium genome carries:
- a CDS encoding MFS transporter, with protein sequence MLRRSVIPLLVGTFILRLNGGAGNIILGRFLAELSLRHGRVITNINVGMLSVAFFVTELTLAPVMGAFSDRWGRRIFLTIGPVLGLIQVALLFFTPSENALLYLVSLQVLAGISSAMQVPAVLGYLADYTAQNPARRMRFMSFYELATSGGLAAGVAAGGFAWDRFGRFSFGVLALGYLLVALCMMVVPKVRQIMDRGRINALAMRYWRIIRTPRLFIFIPAWISIAALLGVWLSSQLTFILSARRHLPHQYLMGIVSGHGGGGRLSLILGAYVLFFGLCLLFWAFFLNRIPRLVLMLFSVAGVYLGCIALFGINSGGVEQIPVLVFWIVVLMLGIFAETAFAPAALAYLADVSEEAAKDRGLLMGLYSVFLGLGQLVGNGLGGVFAQVWGFNGLIYLTALLAFIALISLLFLFRQERRIAHSTQHSVANFGPAE